Proteins from a genomic interval of Pseudomonas asplenii:
- the pabB gene encoding aminodeoxychorismate synthase component I, with protein sequence MLTCSVHPLPYAPDPARYFAAIRHAPGAVLLDSGRPAAERGRYDLLSAWPLEQLAVLPNEGGEVFLTRLRNTLTQLGRAELPAGIELPFAGGLIGYLSYDFGRHLEALPSRARDDLHLPDARFGLYAWALISDHQQATSQLVFHPTVEQNERQRLLQLFSLAPAAEQGHFQLTTPMAADLDADAYRQAFERIQQYIQAGDCYQVNFAQRFRAHCQGDPWVAYLALRAACPTPFSGFQSLPDNNAVLSLSPERFVRVSAGQVETRPIKGTRPRGRDASEDAANAKELLGSSKDRAENLMIVDLLRNDLGRTCKIGSVRVPELFSLESYPNVHHLVSSVTGELASGRDALDLLAGSFPGGSITGAPKIRAMQIIDELEPTRRALYCGSLLYLDVRGEMDSSIAIRSLLVKDGQISCWGGGGIVADSDWQAEYQESITKVKVLLDTLQTL encoded by the coding sequence ATGCTGACCTGCTCCGTACACCCGCTGCCCTACGCCCCCGATCCCGCCCGTTATTTCGCGGCCATTCGTCACGCCCCCGGCGCGGTGCTGCTCGACAGCGGCCGGCCAGCGGCCGAGCGTGGACGCTATGACCTGCTCAGCGCCTGGCCGCTGGAGCAACTGGCGGTCTTGCCGAACGAAGGCGGCGAAGTATTCCTCACACGCCTGCGAAACACCCTGACGCAACTGGGTCGGGCCGAATTGCCCGCCGGCATCGAACTGCCGTTCGCCGGGGGCCTCATCGGTTACCTGAGCTACGATTTCGGCCGTCATCTCGAAGCGCTACCCAGTCGCGCCCGGGATGATCTGCATTTGCCCGACGCGCGCTTTGGCCTGTACGCCTGGGCGCTGATCAGCGATCACCAGCAGGCCACCAGCCAACTGGTCTTCCATCCCACCGTCGAACAGAACGAACGGCAGCGCCTGTTGCAACTGTTCAGCCTGGCGCCCGCCGCCGAGCAAGGCCACTTCCAACTGACGACACCGATGGCCGCCGACCTTGACGCCGACGCCTACCGCCAGGCCTTCGAACGCATCCAGCAGTACATTCAGGCCGGCGACTGCTACCAGGTCAACTTCGCCCAGCGTTTCCGGGCCCATTGCCAAGGCGATCCGTGGGTCGCCTATCTGGCCTTGCGAGCCGCCTGCCCGACACCGTTCTCGGGCTTCCAGAGCCTGCCGGACAATAACGCGGTGCTGAGCCTGTCGCCAGAGCGCTTCGTTCGGGTCAGCGCCGGCCAGGTGGAAACCCGCCCCATCAAGGGCACCCGGCCCCGTGGTCGCGACGCCAGCGAAGATGCGGCCAACGCCAAGGAGCTGCTGGGCAGCAGCAAGGACCGCGCGGAAAACCTGATGATCGTCGACCTGCTGCGCAATGACCTCGGCCGCACCTGCAAGATCGGCAGCGTGCGGGTGCCGGAGCTGTTCAGCCTGGAAAGCTACCCGAACGTGCATCACCTGGTCAGCAGCGTGACCGGCGAACTGGCCAGCGGCCGAGACGCACTGGACCTGCTCGCCGGCAGCTTTCCTGGCGGCTCGATCACCGGCGCGCCGAAGATCCGTGCCATGCAGATCATCGACGAACTCGAACCGACCCGCCGCGCCCTGTACTGCGGCTCGCTGCTGTATCTGGACGTACGTGGCGAGATGGACAGTTCGATCGCGATCCGCAGCCTGCTGGTCAAGGATGGCCAGATCAGTTGCTGGGGCGGTGGCGGCATCGTCGCCGACTCCGACTGGCAAGCCGAGTACCAGGAATCCATTACCAAGGTCAAAGTGCTGCTCGACACCCTGCAGACACTCTGA
- a CDS encoding phosphoadenylyl-sulfate reductase — translation MSQSFDVAELAATYANKSPQDILKLAFSQFGDDLWISFSGAEDVVLVDMAWKLNKNVKVFSLDTGRLHPETYRFIEQVREFYKIDIELISPDHSRLESFVKEKGLFSFYRDGHGECCGVRKIEPLRRKLSDVTAWATGQRRDQSPGTRSQVAALEIDSAFSTPERTLYKFNPLAQMTSEEVWSYIRMLELPYNGLHERGFISIGCEPCTRPVLPNQHEREGRWWWEEATQKECGLHAGNLISKG, via the coding sequence ATGAGTCAATCGTTCGACGTCGCCGAACTCGCCGCGACATACGCCAACAAATCACCCCAGGACATCCTCAAGCTGGCCTTCTCCCAGTTTGGCGACGACCTGTGGATATCTTTCAGCGGTGCCGAGGACGTGGTGCTGGTGGACATGGCCTGGAAACTGAACAAGAACGTCAAGGTGTTCAGCCTCGACACCGGCCGCCTGCACCCGGAAACCTATCGGTTCATCGAACAGGTCCGCGAGTTCTACAAGATCGATATCGAGCTGATTTCTCCCGACCACAGCCGGCTCGAATCCTTCGTCAAGGAAAAGGGCCTGTTCAGTTTCTACAGGGACGGTCATGGCGAATGCTGCGGCGTGCGCAAGATCGAACCGCTGCGGCGCAAGCTGTCCGACGTGACGGCCTGGGCCACCGGCCAGCGGCGCGACCAGAGCCCGGGTACCCGCAGCCAGGTGGCGGCACTGGAAATCGACAGCGCCTTCTCGACCCCGGAACGCACCCTGTACAAGTTCAACCCATTGGCCCAGATGACCAGCGAAGAAGTCTGGAGCTACATCCGCATGCTCGAACTGCCCTACAACGGCCTGCATGAGCGCGGCTTCATCAGCATCGGCTGCGAGCCCTGCACCCGCCCGGTGCTGCCGAACCAGCACGAGCGCGAAGGCCGCTGGTGGTGGGAGGAAGCGACGCAGAAAGAGTGCGGCCTGCATGCCGGCAACCTGATCAGCAAAGGCTGA
- the cysB gene encoding HTH-type transcriptional regulator CysB, giving the protein MKLQQLRYIWEVAHHDLNVSATAQSLYTSQPGISKQIRLLEDELGVEVFARSGKHLTRVTPAGERIITTAGEILRKVESIKQIAQEFSNEKKGTLSIATTHTQARYALPPVISSFIKQYPDVALHMHQGSPMQIAEMAADGTVDFAIATEALELFGDLVMMPCYRWNRCVVVPQGHPLTKLPKLTLEALAEYPIVTYVFGFTGRSKLDEAFSHRGLTPKVVFTAADADVIKTYVRLGLGVGIVAKMAVDTVLDKDLVVLDASELFESSITKIGFRRGTFLRGFMCDFIEKFAPHLTREVMAKAIQCHNKQELEDLFEGVELPVH; this is encoded by the coding sequence ATGAAGCTTCAACAACTGCGCTACATCTGGGAAGTGGCGCACCACGACCTCAACGTTTCTGCGACGGCGCAAAGCCTCTACACCTCCCAGCCAGGTATCAGCAAGCAGATCCGCCTGCTCGAAGACGAGTTGGGCGTCGAAGTTTTCGCTCGCAGCGGCAAGCATCTGACACGGGTCACTCCGGCCGGTGAACGTATCATCACCACGGCTGGCGAGATTCTGCGCAAGGTCGAGAGCATCAAGCAGATCGCCCAGGAATTCTCCAACGAAAAGAAGGGTACCCTGTCGATCGCCACCACCCATACCCAGGCGCGTTATGCCTTGCCGCCGGTCATCAGCAGCTTCATCAAGCAGTACCCGGATGTGGCGTTGCACATGCACCAGGGCTCGCCGATGCAGATCGCTGAAATGGCCGCCGATGGCACCGTGGACTTCGCCATCGCCACCGAGGCGCTGGAGCTGTTCGGTGACCTGGTGATGATGCCGTGCTACCGCTGGAACCGCTGCGTCGTGGTACCCCAGGGGCATCCGCTGACCAAGCTGCCGAAGCTGACCCTGGAGGCCCTGGCCGAATACCCGATCGTCACCTATGTATTCGGGTTCACCGGGCGCTCCAAGCTGGACGAAGCCTTCAGCCATCGCGGCCTGACCCCCAAGGTGGTATTCACCGCCGCTGACGCCGACGTGATCAAGACCTATGTCCGCCTGGGCCTGGGTGTGGGGATCGTGGCGAAGATGGCGGTTGATACCGTGCTCGACAAGGACCTGGTGGTCCTCGATGCCAGCGAGCTGTTCGAATCGAGCATCACCAAGATCGGCTTCCGTCGTGGCACCTTCCTGCGTGGTTTCATGTGCGATTTCATCGAGAAGTTCGCTCCCCACCTGACCCGCGAAGTCATGGCCAAGGCCATCCAGTGCCACAACAAGCAGGAACTGGAAGACCTGTTCGAGGGTGTCGAACTGCCAGTGCACTGA
- a CDS encoding universal stress protein has protein sequence MIRSMLYATDLGLYAPYVMQHALGLARTFKADLHVVHAVEPMGLFAESVLQSYLDEQALNELHSQGLNTVMANIEQRVLDSFREELGDGQQDLAVIQSVQVIQGDPSQVILAHAQRLAVDLLIVGSHSHGSGAEEHLGRTAARVVQLSRVPVYLVPLVQRRRHDDS, from the coding sequence ATGATTCGTTCGATGCTGTATGCCACCGACCTCGGGTTGTATGCACCTTACGTCATGCAGCATGCACTGGGTCTGGCACGAACGTTCAAGGCTGACCTGCATGTGGTGCATGCCGTGGAGCCGATGGGGCTGTTCGCGGAGTCGGTGTTGCAGAGCTATCTGGACGAGCAGGCATTGAACGAATTGCACAGCCAGGGTCTTAACACCGTGATGGCTAATATCGAGCAACGGGTATTGGACAGTTTTCGCGAGGAGTTGGGAGATGGGCAGCAGGATCTGGCAGTGATCCAGTCGGTCCAGGTGATCCAGGGGGATCCTTCGCAGGTCATTCTCGCTCACGCGCAACGGCTGGCCGTCGATCTGTTGATTGTCGGAAGTCACAGTCATGGTTCCGGCGCTGAGGAACACCTGGGTCGTACTGCGGCGCGGGTCGTGCAGTTGTCGCGGGTGCCGGTTTACCTCGTGCCGTTGGTGCAGCGTCGTCGGCATGACGACAGTTGA
- a CDS encoding putative 2-dehydropantoate 2-reductase → MTVSTNRPRIGIIGTGAIGGFYGVMLARAGFDVHFLLRSEFRAVADDGLHIDSAVHGQLHLNPVQAYVSAEDMPPCDWLLVGTKTTANADLAPLIARAAAPGAKVLLLQNGLEVEEALRPLLPDSLHLLGGLCFICVHRRGPGVVVHQALGAVNIGYHSGPLHNDESARQALVEEGAALFRQAGIESHAMANLQQARWQKLVWNVPYNGLSVLLRASTTPLMGDASSRELIQTLMAEVVRGAQACGHVLPAGYAEHLFNITEKMPDYWPSMYHDFVHQRPLELDAVYACPLAAAREAGCELPTIRALYQALGFIDASNA, encoded by the coding sequence ATGACCGTTTCAACCAACAGGCCGCGTATCGGCATTATCGGCACCGGCGCGATCGGCGGCTTCTATGGGGTGATGCTGGCGCGTGCCGGGTTCGACGTGCACTTTCTATTGCGTAGCGAGTTTCGCGCGGTGGCCGACGACGGGCTGCATATCGACAGTGCCGTCCACGGCCAACTGCACCTCAATCCGGTCCAGGCTTATGTCTCGGCCGAGGACATGCCCCCCTGCGACTGGTTGCTGGTGGGTACCAAGACCACCGCCAATGCCGATCTTGCGCCGTTGATCGCCAGGGCTGCGGCACCCGGCGCCAAGGTGCTGTTACTGCAGAATGGCCTGGAGGTTGAAGAGGCGTTGCGCCCGTTGCTGCCCGACTCGCTGCATCTGCTCGGTGGGTTGTGTTTCATCTGTGTACATCGCCGTGGCCCCGGAGTGGTCGTGCACCAGGCGCTGGGCGCGGTGAATATCGGTTATCACAGTGGTCCGCTGCACAATGATGAAAGCGCTCGGCAGGCGCTGGTCGAAGAGGGCGCCGCGTTGTTCCGTCAGGCCGGCATCGAGTCCCACGCCATGGCCAACCTGCAGCAGGCCCGCTGGCAGAAGCTGGTGTGGAACGTGCCTTATAACGGCCTGTCGGTGTTGCTGCGGGCCAGTACCACACCGCTGATGGGCGATGCCAGCAGTCGCGAGCTGATCCAGACGCTGATGGCCGAAGTGGTGCGGGGCGCGCAGGCCTGTGGGCATGTGTTGCCGGCCGGCTATGCCGAGCATCTGTTCAATATTACGGAAAAGATGCCGGACTACTGGCCGAGCATGTATCACGATTTCGTCCACCAGCGGCCACTCGAGCTGGACGCGGTGTACGCCTGCCCGCTGGCCGCTGCCCGTGAGGCTGGCTGCGAGTTGCCGACGATTCGCGCCTTGTACCAGGCCCTGGGTTTCATCGACGCGAGCAATGCCTGA
- a CDS encoding 3-deoxy-7-phosphoheptulonate synthase, with protein MADLPINDLNVASNETLITPDQLKRDIPLSEAALRTVTRGREVIRNILDGKDHRLFVVIGPCSIHDIKAAHEYAERLKVLAAEVSDSLYLVMRVYFEKPRTTVGWKGLINDPYLDDSFKIQDGLHIGRQLLLDLAEMGLPTATEALDPISPQYLQDLISWSAIGARTTESQTHREMASGLSSAVGFKNGTDGGLTVAINALQSVSKPHRFLGINQEGGVSIVTTKGNAYGHVVLRGGNGKPNYDSVSVALCEQALSKAGIQNNIMVDCSHANSNKDPALQPLVMENVANQILEGNQSIIGLMVESHLNWGCQSIPKDLADLQYGVSITDACIDWESTEKTLRSMHAKLKDVLPKRGRN; from the coding sequence ATGGCTGATTTACCGATCAACGACCTTAACGTCGCCTCCAACGAGACACTGATCACGCCTGATCAGCTCAAGCGTGACATTCCCCTGAGCGAGGCTGCCCTGCGCACCGTCACCCGGGGCCGCGAGGTGATTCGCAACATTCTCGATGGCAAGGACCATCGCCTGTTCGTCGTCATCGGGCCCTGCTCGATCCACGACATCAAGGCCGCCCACGAATATGCCGAACGCCTCAAGGTGCTCGCGGCCGAGGTGTCAGACAGCCTGTACCTGGTCATGCGCGTGTATTTCGAGAAGCCGCGGACCACGGTCGGCTGGAAAGGCCTGATCAACGACCCGTACCTGGATGACTCGTTCAAGATCCAGGATGGCCTGCACATCGGTCGTCAACTGCTGCTGGACCTGGCCGAGATGGGCCTGCCCACCGCGACCGAAGCCCTCGACCCGATCTCGCCGCAATACCTGCAGGACCTGATCAGTTGGTCGGCCATTGGCGCGCGCACCACCGAATCCCAGACCCACCGCGAAATGGCCTCCGGTCTGTCCTCGGCGGTCGGTTTCAAGAACGGCACCGACGGCGGCCTGACCGTGGCGATCAACGCCCTGCAGTCAGTCTCCAAGCCGCACCGTTTCCTCGGCATCAACCAGGAAGGCGGCGTCTCGATCGTCACCACCAAGGGCAACGCCTACGGTCATGTGGTGCTGCGTGGCGGCAACGGCAAGCCCAACTATGACTCGGTGAGCGTTGCGCTCTGCGAACAGGCGCTGAGCAAGGCCGGGATCCAGAACAACATCATGGTCGACTGCAGCCACGCCAACTCCAACAAGGACCCGGCGCTGCAACCCCTGGTCATGGAGAACGTCGCCAACCAGATCCTCGAAGGCAACCAGTCGATCATCGGCCTGATGGTCGAAAGCCATCTGAACTGGGGTTGCCAGTCGATTCCGAAAGATCTCGCCGACCTGCAATACGGCGTGTCGATCACCGACGCCTGCATCGACTGGGAGAGCACCGAGAAAACCTTGCGCAGCATGCATGCCAAGCTCAAGGATGTCCTGCCCAAGCGTGGCCGCAACTGA
- a CDS encoding GNAT family N-acetyltransferase has protein sequence MSEALSIHHDQAGHQFETNVDGHRAYLTYMDLGKQTLDIYRTFVPNALRGRGIAAALTEQALEYAERMGYTVIPSCSYVERYMERHQRHAAKT, from the coding sequence ATGAGCGAGGCGTTGTCCATCCACCATGACCAGGCTGGTCATCAGTTCGAGACCAATGTGGACGGTCATCGTGCCTACCTGACCTATATGGATCTGGGTAAGCAGACCCTGGATATCTACCGCACGTTCGTGCCCAACGCGTTGCGCGGCCGTGGCATAGCGGCAGCGCTGACGGAACAGGCGCTGGAGTACGCCGAACGCATGGGCTACACGGTCATCCCTTCCTGCTCTTATGTGGAACGCTACATGGAGCGGCATCAGCGGCACGCCGCGAAGACCTGA
- the oprI gene encoding outer membrane lipoprotei OprI, whose amino-acid sequence MNNVLKFSALALAAVLATGCSSVSKETEARLTATEDAAARAQARADEAYRKADEALAAAQKAQQTADEANERALRMLEKASRK is encoded by the coding sequence ATGAACAACGTTCTGAAATTCTCTGCTCTGGCCCTGGCCGCAGTTCTGGCTACCGGTTGCAGCAGCGTATCCAAAGAAACCGAAGCTCGTCTGACTGCTACCGAAGACGCAGCTGCTCGTGCTCAGGCTCGTGCTGACGAAGCCTACCGCAAAGCTGATGAAGCTCTGGCTGCTGCTCAAAAAGCACAACAGACTGCTGACGAAGCTAACGAGCGCGCTCTGCGTATGCTGGAAAAAGCAAGCCGCAAGTAA
- a CDS encoding L,D-transpeptidase family protein: MLSRFPAVTRCLSIAALCAAGPVSALELPLPPPGEDIVGQVQVIKAKYEDTFADLGTTYDLGYSEMVAANPGVDAWLPGAGTDVVLPTRFILPPGPREGIVINLAEYRLYYFPKGRNVVYTFPLGIGREGWGSPIAHTTIIAKTPNPTWTPPASIKAEHAANGDPLPNVVPAGPDNPLGPFKFTLGTPGYLIHGSNMKFGIGTRTSHGCFRMFNNNVLEMAGMVPVGTSVRIINEAYKFGISGGKVYLEAHTPLDDNGNPSVVDKHTAVINALLKRDDLAKNLRVNWDEVRDVVAAEDGLPTEIAVPGTAPVASNAPIDLQQ; the protein is encoded by the coding sequence ATGCTGTCGCGCTTTCCTGCCGTTACCCGTTGCCTGTCCATTGCCGCACTGTGTGCGGCGGGTCCCGTTTCCGCGCTGGAATTGCCATTGCCGCCGCCGGGCGAGGATATCGTCGGCCAGGTTCAGGTGATCAAGGCCAAGTATGAAGACACCTTTGCCGACCTGGGTACCACCTACGACCTGGGGTACTCGGAGATGGTCGCGGCCAACCCGGGTGTCGATGCCTGGTTGCCGGGCGCGGGTACCGATGTGGTCTTGCCGACCCGTTTCATCCTGCCGCCGGGACCGCGCGAAGGGATCGTGATCAACCTGGCCGAATATCGCCTGTACTACTTCCCCAAGGGCCGTAACGTGGTCTACACCTTCCCGCTGGGTATCGGGCGCGAGGGCTGGGGATCGCCGATCGCCCACACCACCATCATCGCCAAGACGCCGAACCCGACATGGACGCCGCCGGCCTCGATCAAGGCCGAGCACGCCGCCAACGGCGATCCGCTGCCCAATGTGGTGCCGGCCGGCCCGGACAACCCGCTGGGACCGTTCAAGTTCACCCTGGGCACTCCGGGTTACCTGATCCACGGTTCGAACATGAAATTCGGTATCGGTACCCGTACCAGCCATGGCTGCTTCCGCATGTTCAACAACAACGTGCTGGAAATGGCCGGCATGGTGCCGGTCGGCACCTCGGTACGGATCATCAACGAGGCGTACAAGTTCGGTATCAGTGGCGGCAAGGTCTACCTGGAGGCGCATACGCCGCTGGATGACAACGGCAACCCTTCGGTGGTCGACAAGCATACGGCGGTGATCAACGCCCTGCTCAAGCGTGACGACCTGGCCAAGAACCTGCGGGTGAACTGGGACGAAGTGCGCGACGTGGTCGCGGCCGAAGATGGGCTGCCGACCGAAATCGCCGTGCCGGGTACGGCGCCGGTGGCGTCGAACGCTCCGATCGACTTGCAGCAGTAA
- a CDS encoding arylesterase — protein MRVWFLSAGLALMCMAQNAAAGTVLIVGDSISAAFGLDTRVGWVALLEKRLRDEGFKDQVVNASISGDTSAGGQARLPALLAEHKPELVIIELGGNDGLRGQLPTQLKQNLASMIDNARASGAKVLLLGMQLPPNYGARYTKAFAEVYPALAEEKNVALVPFFLEGVGGHPELMQADGIHPGPAGQDKLLNNVWPTLKPLL, from the coding sequence ATGCGAGTTTGGTTTTTGAGTGCCGGCCTGGCCTTGATGTGCATGGCTCAGAATGCGGCGGCGGGCACGGTCCTGATCGTTGGCGATAGTATCAGCGCTGCTTTCGGCCTGGATACCCGTGTCGGTTGGGTGGCATTGCTGGAGAAACGCCTCAGGGACGAAGGTTTCAAGGACCAGGTGGTCAATGCCTCGATCAGCGGCGACACCAGCGCGGGCGGCCAGGCGCGGCTGCCGGCGCTGCTTGCAGAGCACAAGCCTGAGCTGGTGATCATCGAGCTGGGCGGCAACGATGGCCTGCGTGGACAACTGCCGACGCAATTGAAACAAAATCTTGCATCGATGATCGACAACGCCCGCGCCAGCGGTGCCAAGGTCCTCTTGCTCGGCATGCAATTGCCACCCAACTACGGTGCTCGTTATACCAAGGCCTTCGCCGAGGTTTACCCGGCCCTGGCCGAGGAGAAAAACGTCGCGCTGGTGCCGTTTTTTCTTGAAGGCGTGGGCGGCCACCCGGAGCTGATGCAAGCCGACGGGATTCACCCGGGGCCCGCTGGTCAGGACAAGTTGCTCAATAACGTCTGGCCGACCCTGAAACCGCTGCTTTGA
- a CDS encoding ABC transporter ATP-binding protein: MGESILIAQNLSKVVPSAEGELTILHPLSLHLNKGDSLAIVGASGSGKSTLLGLLAGLDLPSGGEVTLAGRALSNLDEDQRARIRAEHVGFVFQSFQLLDSLNALENVMLPLELDGRSDARERARGLLERVGLGKRLSHSPRQLSGGEQQRVAIARAFAAEPDVLFADEPTGNLDSHTGERISDLLFELNQERGTTLVLVTHDERLAHRCRRLIRLDAGQLVAPLEP; the protein is encoded by the coding sequence ATGGGCGAAAGTATTCTAATCGCGCAGAACCTTAGCAAAGTGGTTCCCAGCGCGGAAGGCGAACTGACCATCCTGCACCCCCTTAGCCTGCACCTGAACAAAGGTGACAGCCTGGCGATTGTCGGCGCCTCCGGCTCCGGCAAATCCACCCTGCTCGGTCTGCTGGCCGGCCTCGACCTGCCCAGCGGCGGCGAGGTGACGCTGGCCGGACGCGCCTTGAGCAACCTCGACGAAGACCAGCGCGCGCGTATCCGCGCCGAGCATGTCGGCTTCGTGTTCCAGAGTTTCCAGTTGCTCGACAGCCTCAACGCCCTGGAAAATGTCATGCTGCCGCTGGAACTGGACGGCCGCAGCGACGCCCGCGAGCGCGCCCGCGGCCTGCTGGAGCGGGTCGGTCTGGGCAAGCGGTTGAGCCACTCACCGCGCCAGTTGTCCGGTGGTGAACAGCAACGGGTGGCCATAGCCCGGGCCTTCGCCGCCGAACCGGACGTGCTGTTCGCCGATGAACCCACCGGCAACCTCGACAGCCATACCGGCGAGCGCATCAGCGACCTGCTGTTCGAGTTGAACCAGGAGCGCGGCACCACCCTGGTGCTGGTGACCCATGACGAACGCCTGGCCCATCGTTGCCGGCGCCTGATCCGCCTTGATGCCGGCCAGTTGGTCGCGCCCCTGGAGCCTTGA